CAGGCGCCCGACGTCGGCCTCACGGAGGCCGCGGTCGGCGCCGGCGTCACCACCGTGTTGTTCCTGTTGACCATCGCGAAGACGGTGCGGCCGTCGGGCGAGCGCGTGTTCGAACGCCTCGACGTCCCGGCGCTCTCGGTGTCCGTCCTGCTCGTTGCCGTCCTGCTGACGACGCTCGGCTCGCTCCCCGAAATCGGGAGTCCGGACACCGCAGTCATCACGTCCGAGGTGACGAACTACTACCTCGAGAACGCGTACACCGAGACGGAAGTGAAGAACGCCGTCACCGCCGTCCTCGCCGCGTACCGCGGGTTCGACACCCTCGGCGAGGCCGTCGTCGTCTACTCGGCGGGCGTCGGACTGCTCGTCGTGCTCAAGAAGGAGGTGTTCGCGTGAGCGAAACGCCCCCCGACGAGACGCCGGACGCCGCCGGCGACCTCCGGGACTACGTGGAGAGCCCCATCATCATGGCGACGGTGCGCGTCGTCTCGCCGTTCGTGTTCACGTTCGGCCTGTTCGTGATGTTCCACGGCGCGGACTCCGCCGGCGGCGGCTTCCAGGGCGGCGTCATCGTCGCCACCGTGATGGTGATGCTCGGCATCGCGTTCGGCATCGACCCGCTCCGGGAGTGGGTCGGTGAGTCGAAACTCGTCGCCCTCGTCTCGCTCGGCGTCGCGGCGTTCCTCGCCGTCGGCGTGAGCACCGTCGCGCTCGGCGGCGGTTTCCTCGAGTACCGCGTCATCGAGACGGAACTCGGCATCCACCACGCGGTCAAGTACGGCATCGAAGCGGTCGAACTGTTCATCGGCGTCATCGTCGCCAGCACCATCACCGGACTGTTGTTCGCCATCGACGCCGGGAAAAACGGAGGTGACAGCGAATGATAGACCTGCTCGCAACACGGGACTACTACGTCGCGACGTTCCTGCTGCTCGGCATCGGGTCGTACGTGATGATAGCGTCCCAGAATCTCGTGAAGAAAGTCATCGGTATGAACATCTTCCAGACCGGAATCTTCCTGTTCTTCATCGCGTCGGCGTACGTCGAAGGCGGGAATCCGCCGATACTGACGATGAGCGAACCGCACGTCAGTCCGCTCCCGCACGTGCTCATCCTCACCGCCATCGTCGTCGGCGTCGCGCTGACGGCGGTGGCCCTCGGGATGATCGTCCGCATCTACGCGGAGTACGGGACGCTCAGCGAGGACACCCTCCAGGAGGTGCGTGGCAGTGAGTGACCTCGCCGCGCTCGTCGTCGCCGTCCCCATCCTCGGGTCGCTCGTCGCGTTCCTCGCGTCCCTCGTGCAGTCGCGCAGCGGGTGGCACGTGGCGGTCGCCGCGACCGTCGCTTACCTCGCCGCCGCGGCGTCGCTCGCGGAGCGCGCGTTCGCGGACGGCCGCATCGAGTACGTCGTCGGCGGGTTCGAAGTGCCGTACGGCATCGAAC
The nucleotide sequence above comes from Halobacterium litoreum. Encoded proteins:
- a CDS encoding cation:proton antiporter subunit C; its protein translation is MIDLLATRDYYVATFLLLGIGSYVMIASQNLVKKVIGMNIFQTGIFLFFIASAYVEGGNPPILTMSEPHVSPLPHVLILTAIVVGVALTAVALGMIVRIYAEYGTLSEDTLQEVRGSE
- a CDS encoding MnhB domain-containing protein → MSETPPDETPDAAGDLRDYVESPIIMATVRVVSPFVFTFGLFVMFHGADSAGGGFQGGVIVATVMVMLGIAFGIDPLREWVGESKLVALVSLGVAAFLAVGVSTVALGGGFLEYRVIETELGIHHAVKYGIEAVELFIGVIVASTITGLLFAIDAGKNGGDSE
- a CDS encoding DUF4040 domain-containing protein — its product is MNIELPLLLFVLGAALVTAVLRDVLAAIIAFATYSLGIAVVWVVLQAPDVGLTEAAVGAGVTTVLFLLTIAKTVRPSGERVFERLDVPALSVSVLLVAVLLTTLGSLPEIGSPDTAVITSEVTNYYLENAYTETEVKNAVTAVLAAYRGFDTLGEAVVVYSAGVGLLVVLKKEVFA